The Pyrus communis chromosome 9, drPyrComm1.1, whole genome shotgun sequence genome has a segment encoding these proteins:
- the LOC137745292 gene encoding putative 4-hydroxy-4-methyl-2-oxoglutarate aldolase 2: MALVTTAEVCDAHSQLIGSGDLRVLEPIFQIYGRRQVFSGQIVTLKVFEDNVLVRSFLEEKGNGRVLVVDGGGSKRCAILGGNPVVQAQNNGWAGIVVNGCIRDVDEINGCDIGVRALASHPMKANKKGIGEKQVPISIAGIRICDGEWLYADTDGILISRTELSV, translated from the coding sequence ATGGCCTTGGTTACAACTGCTGAAGTTTGCGATGCTCACTCTCAGTTGATTGGGAGTGGTGATCTTCGGGTGCTTGAGCCAATATTCCAGATATATGGCCGGCGACAGGTCTTCTCTGGACAAATAGTTACCTTAAAGGTATTTGAAGACAATGTCCTTGTTCGTTCCTTTCTCGAGGAGAAGGGCAATGGAAGAGTTCTTGTTGTGGACGGAGGTGGAAGCAAGCGGTGTGCAATATTGGGAGGCAACCCTGTGGTTCAAGCTCAGAATAACGGCTGGGCAGGTATAGTGGTCAATGGCTGCATAAGAGATGTCGACGAGATTAACGGTTGCGACATTGGCGTGAGAGCTCTGGCGTCCCATCCCATGAAAGCCAACAAGAAAGGGATCGGAGAGAAACAGGTACCAATAAGCATTGCCGGGATAAGGATCTGTGACGGAGAATGGCTTTATGCAGACACCGATGGAATTTTGATTTCTCGTACCGAGTTATCTGTCTAA